In Syngnathus scovelli strain Florida chromosome 11, RoL_Ssco_1.2, whole genome shotgun sequence, one DNA window encodes the following:
- the LOC125977595 gene encoding protein phosphatase 1 regulatory subunit 15B — protein sequence MLKNVSSEGGLPRGQNLASATGLRGSSAGLAAHDSSWLGLLSVLSRPALSFVSKYLPGLVGGGDASTGPEWQPGVGRADVAQEQDKFCAPWLSDSEHSLRQLEIKPGRNPEASPSGTFFAWDVQKDGMKGRWSGFREGNPLSAPWSHAELGSVHKHLGVLQSSQLPKEQCRILVSGNLLVKNAGGVVHKQQASVNAGPEGTLNGGDQDNGYYSLEEEQGLKRHACLSVSVKLSDVPGRILWDGLPDKTAGEIEAGRASKEGPPFEMATERRETADDGHAWQSAAALCEAHVKLPDGTDSPSQAADKTKVDRLTRTAVPQCRNASIAFIMGCPRGGGEDDSQSDADSAQDDGFNSSGSSDLSSDRLSSDEDGGVGDVADDEAGRLLASVCHRDDPCNPPNVSAWLHTACAEPCSISATTASPASGQDVWDDSGGEADEADEAESRLLLASMTPSDPYSLLNFQVPLSTGKTPALPLGMDSGLVRPFTQAKKVRFSDVVEEFLIASGANAAEEDRRGPWEQLARDRGRFLRRCREAELTLAYCLQPEHRHRAYCRITGHHAE from the exons ATGTTGAAAAATGTCAGCAGCGAGGGCGGACTACCGCGCGGGCAGAACCTGGCCTCCGCGACCGGCCTGCGCGGCTCCTCTGCCGGCCTCGCTGCTCACGACAGCTCGTGGCTCGGCCTGCTCTCGGTGCTGTCCAGGCCCGCGCTGTCTTTCGTCTCTAAATATCTTCCGGGCCTTGTCGGTGGCGGCGATGCAAGCACCGGCCCGGAGTGGCAGCCCGGCGTGGGCCGAGCAGATGTGGCCCAAGAGCAGGACAAGTTTTGCGCGCCCTGGCTCAGCGACAGCGAGCATTCCCTCCGCCAATTGGAGATCAAGCCGGGCCGGAATCCCGAGGCTTCTCCTTCCGGGACCTTCTTCGCTTGGGACGTGCAGAAGGACGGGATGAAGGGCCGGTGGAGTGGCTTTCGGGAAGGAAACCCGCTGTCCGCTCCTTGGTCCCATGCTGAACTGGGATCAGTCCACAAGCACTTGGGTGTCTTGCAAAGCTCACAGTTGCCAAAAGAGCAGTGCCGCATTTTGGTCTCTGGCAACCTGTTGGTCAAAAACGCTGGAGGCgtcgtccacaaacagcaagcgTCAGTCAATGCAGGCCCGGAAGGTACCCTGAACGGCGGCGACCAGGACAATGGCTACTACAGCCTGGAGGAGGAACAAGGCCTCAAGCGTCACGCGTGCCTCTCGGTCAGCGTCAAGCTGTCGGACGTGCCGGGTCGCATCTTATGGGACGGACTCCCTGATAAAACGGCGGGGGAGATAGAGGCGGGTCGCGCGTCTAAAGAAGGCCCACCCTTCGAGATGGCGACGGAGCGTCGTGAGACTGCCGACGACGGTCACGCCTGGCAATCGGCCGCGGCGCTCTGCGAAGCACACGTAAAGCTGCCGGATGGGACGGACTCCCCCAGTCAGGCGGCCGATAAGACGAAGGTGGATCGCTTGACCCGGACGGCAGTGCCACAATGCCGTAACGCCAGCATCGCCTTCATCATGGGCTGCCcacgcggcggcggcgaggaTGACAGCCAGTCAGATGCAGACTCCGCCCAAGACGACGGCTTCAACAGTTCGGGCTCGTCTGACCTCTCGTCGGATCGATTGTCATCCGACGAAGACGGAGGAGTTGGCGACGTGGCGGACGACGAGGCGGGGCGTCTGCTTGCATCAGTGTGTCACCGCGACGACCCGTGCAACCCTCCAAACGTCAGTGCCTGGCTCCACACGGCTTGCGCAGAGCCTTGCTCCATTTCTGCCACCACCGCCTCGCCCGCCTCGGGTCAGGACGTGTGGGATGACTCCGGCGGCGAGGCAGACGAAGCTGACGAGGCAGAAAGCCGCCTCCTGTTGGCGTCGATGACCCCCTCCGACCCCTACAGTTTGCTCAACTTCCAGGTACCGCTAAGCACCGGGAAAACACCGGCTCTGCCCCTGGGGATGGATAGTGGCTTGGTGCGACCTTTCACCCAGGCCAAAAAG GTTCGCTTCAGCGACGTGGTAGAGGAGTTCTTGATCGCGTCGGGTGCCAACGCGGCTGAAGAGGACCGTCGGGGGCCATGGGAGCAGCTGGCGCGCGACCGAGGCCGCTTCCTGAGGCGTTGCCGGGAGGCAGAGCTCACCCTGGCTTACTGCCTGCAGCCCGAGCATCGACATCGGGCGTACTGCCGCATCACCGGGCACCACGCCGAATAG
- the aldh4a1 gene encoding delta-1-pyrroline-5-carboxylate dehydrogenase, mitochondrial translates to MLRVTTAAATRRTSWRGLKGSAHCAGGVSVRNEPVLDFKRGSPERRQLLQALERLKSTTEEIPCVVGDEPVWTADVRYQLCPFNHAHKVSKFCYADKDLIHKAIAASMAARREWDLKPVQDRAAVLFKAADVISGVKRSELLAKTMIGQGKTVIQAEIDAAAELIDFLRFNAKHAMELEAVQPLNAEGSTNTAVYRGLEGFVAAVAPFNFTAIGGNLAATPAVMGNVVLWKPSDSAMSASYAVYRILRKCGLPPNVIQFLPADGPVFGDAITSSQHLAGINFTGSVPTFKSLWKQVAQNLDVYRTFPRLAGECGGKNFHFVHNSADVRSVVNGTVRSAFEYGGQKCSACSRMYVPASLWPDVKRQLLDALKQIRVGDPVEDFGAFFSAVIDHKAFSRIKKCLDDAKLSPELEVIAGGNCDDSKGYFVEPTIITSKEPQHPIMAQELFGPVLSVYVYPDDDYKQCLSLVDRTSPYALTGAVFALDTAVVDEASKILRNTAGNFYINDKSTGSVVAQQPFGGARASGTNDKPGGPHYVLRWTSPQVVKETHIPLTQWKYPYMA, encoded by the exons ATGCTGAGGGTGACTACAGCGGCGGCGACGAGGCGGACGTCGTGGCGCGG TTTGAAAGGGTCGGCCCATTGCGCCGGAGGCGTGTCAGTGAGGAATGAGCCGGTGCTGGACTTCAAACGAGGGAGTCCTGAAAGACGGCAGCTTCTGCAG GCGCTGGAGCGGCTCAAGTCCACCACAGAGGAGATTCCTTGCGTGGTCGGGGATGAACCCGTTTGGACCGCTGACGTCCGATACCAACTCTGT CCCTTCAATCACGCACACAAAGTCTCAAAGTTCTGCTACGCCGACAAG GACCTTATCCACAAAGCCATCGCGGCGTCGATGGCGGCACGCCGCGAGTGGGACCTGAAACCCGTCCAGGACCGAGCAGCAGTTCTCTTCAAGGCAGCCGATGTAATCAGCGGAGTTAAACGAAGTGAACTGCTGGCCAAGACCATGATCGGACAG GGCAAAACAGTGATCCAGGCGGAGATTGACGCGGCCGCCGAACTCATCGACTTCTTGCGCTTCAACGCCAAACAtgccatggagctggaggcagtGCAGCCGCTGAATGCCGAGGGCAGCACCAACACCGCAGTGTACCGCGGTCTCGAG gGCTTTGTGGCCGCCGTGGCGCCTTTCAACTTCACTGCCATCGGCGGGAATTTGGCGGCAACGCCGGCCGTGATG GGCAACGTGGTCTTGTGGAAGCCCAGCGACTCAGCCATGTCAGCCAGCTACGCCGTCTACCGCATCCTGCGCAAGTGCGGCCTCCCGCCCAACGTCATCCAGTTTCTGCCGGCCGACGGTCCCGTCTTTGGAGACGCCATCACGTCCTCCCAGCACCTGGCGGGAATCAACTTCACCGGCAGTGTCCC GACCTTCAAGAGCCTGTGGAAGCAGGTGGCCCAAAACCTGGACGTGTACCGGACCTTCCCCAGGCTGGCCGGAG AGTGCGGCGGAAAGAACTTCCACTTTGTGCACAATTCTGCGGACGTGCGCAGCGTGGTGAACGGCACAGTGCGCTCAGCCTTTGAGTATGGTGGCCAGAAGTGTTCGGCCTGCTCCAGGATGTACGTGCCCGCCAGCTTGTGGCCCGACGTCAAGCGGCAGCTGCTCGACGCTCTCAAGCAAATTCGTGTGGGAGAT CCAGTGGAAGACTTTGGCGCCTTTTTCTCCGCCGTTATTGACCACAAG GCATTCAGCCGCATCAAGAAGTGTTTGGATGACGCCAAGTTGTCCCCTGAGCTGGAGGTCATTGCCGGGGGCAACTGCGATGACTCCAAGGGCTACTTTGTGGAGCCCACCATCATCACCTCCAAAGAGCCCCAACACCCAATCATGGCCCAG GAGCTTTTTGGCCCGGTTTTGTCCGTGTACGTGTACCCGGATGACGACTACAAGCAGTGTCTGAGCCTAGTGGACCGCACGTCCCCTTACGCGCTCACCGGCGCCGTCTTTGCACTGGATAC GGCCGTGGTAGACGAGGCGTCCAAAATCCTGAGGAACACCGCGGGCAATTTTTACATCAACGACAAGTCGACGGGCTCCGTTGTGGCGCAGCAGCCGTTTGGGGGCGCTAGAGCGTCAG GCACAAACGACAAACCGGGCGGCCCTCACTATGTCCTCCGCTGGACTTCCCCGCAGGTGGTAAAGGAAACGCACATCCCGCTCACACAGTGGAAGTACCCTTACATGGCCTGA